In the genome of Sander vitreus isolate 19-12246 chromosome 13, sanVit1, whole genome shotgun sequence, one region contains:
- the irf1b gene encoding interferon regulatory factor 1b isoform X1 — protein sequence MPVQRLRMRPWLEKQIESNSVSGLTWVDKDKKMFAVPWKHAARHGWELDKDACLFKQWAIHTGKYVEGQTCDPKTWKANFRCAMNSLPDIEEVKDKSINKGHQAVRVFRMLPTSPKSRDKRSKAKETKSRKKRSVCKVEEDTDCSDTQSPMDEPMTEDTLSTQENTVDSTVHTEEQDSFVSPSEVPEWSLSVEIGPGSFPCDIYQRFEVSPEHNSDYDYADDIIQICQQLEKDSNWMTNSLDDRGFLSNEACTSPGSQWSESSSADDLDDLPQYTTLGSDFINPTDTVWNSFCQQIPTHSDF from the exons ATGCCCGTGCAAAGGCTGAGGATGAGGCCATGGCTGGAGAAGCAGATCGAGTCCAATTCCGTCTCGGGTCTGACTTGGGTGGACAAG GACAAGAAAATGTTCGCAGTCCCCTGGAAGCATGCAGCTCGACACGGCTGGGAGCTGGACAAGGATGCATGTCTGTTCAAACAATGGGCCATCCACACAG GGAAATATGTTGAAGGTCAGACCTGTGACCCAAAGACATGGAAAGCCAACTTTCGCTGTGCAATGAACTCACTGCCTGACATCGAGGAGGTGAAAGACAAGAGCATCAACAAAGGCCACCAAGCTGTGCGGGTCTTCAGGATGCTGCCTACCAGCCCAAAATCTAGAG ATAAACGAAGCAAAGCAAAGGAAACAAAGTCAAGGAAGAag CGCTCGGTGTGTAAAGTGGAGGAAGACACGGACTGCAGTGATACTCAGTCTCCCATGGATGAGCCAATGACAGAAGACACTCTGTCCACTCAGGAGAACACAGTCGACAGCACAGTGCACACTGAGGAGCAAG ATTCATTTGTGTCTCCATCTGAGGTTCCGGAATGGTCTTTGTCAGTTGAAATCGGCCCTGGAAGCTTTCCATGCGATATCTATCAGAGATTTGAAGTTTCACCTGAGCACAACTCCG ATTACGACTATGCAGACGACATTATCCAG ATTTGCCAGCAACTGGAGAAAGACTCAAACTGGATGACAAACAGTTTAGACGACAGGGGGTTCCTGAGCAATGAAGCATGCACCAGTccagggagccagtggagtgaATCTTCTTCAG CCGATGACCTAGACGACTTGCCGCAGTACACAACTTTGGGCTCAGACTTCATAAATCCCACAGACACAGTGTGGAACAGCTTCTGTCAACAGATACCAACGCACTCCGATTTTTAG
- the irf1b gene encoding interferon regulatory factor 1b isoform X2 encodes MPVQRLRMRPWLEKQIESNSVSGLTWVDKDKKMFAVPWKHAARHGWELDKDACLFKQWAIHTGKYVEGQTCDPKTWKANFRCAMNSLPDIEEVKDKSINKGHQAVRVFRMLPTSPKSRDKRSKAKETKSRKKRSVCKVEEDTDCSDTQSPMDEPMTEDTLSTQENTVDSTVHTEEQDSFVSPSEVPEWSLSVEIGPGSFPCDIYQRFEVSPEHNSDYDYADDIIQPMT; translated from the exons ATGCCCGTGCAAAGGCTGAGGATGAGGCCATGGCTGGAGAAGCAGATCGAGTCCAATTCCGTCTCGGGTCTGACTTGGGTGGACAAG GACAAGAAAATGTTCGCAGTCCCCTGGAAGCATGCAGCTCGACACGGCTGGGAGCTGGACAAGGATGCATGTCTGTTCAAACAATGGGCCATCCACACAG GGAAATATGTTGAAGGTCAGACCTGTGACCCAAAGACATGGAAAGCCAACTTTCGCTGTGCAATGAACTCACTGCCTGACATCGAGGAGGTGAAAGACAAGAGCATCAACAAAGGCCACCAAGCTGTGCGGGTCTTCAGGATGCTGCCTACCAGCCCAAAATCTAGAG ATAAACGAAGCAAAGCAAAGGAAACAAAGTCAAGGAAGAag CGCTCGGTGTGTAAAGTGGAGGAAGACACGGACTGCAGTGATACTCAGTCTCCCATGGATGAGCCAATGACAGAAGACACTCTGTCCACTCAGGAGAACACAGTCGACAGCACAGTGCACACTGAGGAGCAAG ATTCATTTGTGTCTCCATCTGAGGTTCCGGAATGGTCTTTGTCAGTTGAAATCGGCCCTGGAAGCTTTCCATGCGATATCTATCAGAGATTTGAAGTTTCACCTGAGCACAACTCCG ATTACGACTATGCAGACGACATTATCCAG CCGATGACCTAG